A DNA window from Desulfofalx alkaliphila DSM 12257 contains the following coding sequences:
- a CDS encoding DNA polymerase III subunit alpha, whose product MLSQKQFVHLHLHSEYSLLDGAARIKKVVKTAKELGMPALAITDHGAMFGVIDFYKECRRVGIKPILGCEVYVAPRTMDDRTPKIDDRYYHLVLLAESQQGYRNLIKLVSLGYTRGFYYKPRVDKKALREYAEGIIALSGCVAGEVPAYAVAGNPEKARQAALEYRDIFQDNFYLELQDHGFPEQRVANQELIKISAETGMPLVATNDVHYTVQSHAEIQDILMCIQMGKTVDQVDRMKFQSDQLYLKRADEMAALFAHVPQAVANTVKIAERCQVQLDFGEMHLPHYEVPAGYTTAGYLKHLCHRGAKKLYATDHGRLPVQVAERLEHELKVIEKMGFSAYFLIVWDFINFAKERGIPVGPGRGSAAGSIVAYCLGITNIDPLKYGLLFERFLNPERLSMPDIDIDICQERRSEVIDYVVQKYGTERVAQIITFGTMAARAAIRDVGRVLNHPYAAVDKVAKLVPMELNMTIEKALDQSAELKQLYLSDDGVRKIIETASVLEGMPRHASTHAAGVVISKEELTDYLPLHRTSDGSITTQFAMGTVEELGLLKMDLLGLRNLTVIQETINLLAQEGIQLNIDKIPMDDAKTYEMLAKGYGTGVFQLESSGMRTILKELKPSVFEDLIALVALYRPGPLGSGMVDDFIKNKHGLGKVDYLHPHLEPVLKETYGVILYQEQVMKIAQIMAGYTPGQADFLRKAMGKKIPEIMKMHRRWFIHGATTDEKGNALPAPIPGALAKGYPRGLAEKIFDLMEYFAGYGFNKSHSAAYALVAYQTAYLKANYPAHYMAALLTSVRDNTDKISAYIDECHRMGIAVQPPNINASGEHFTVENKQILFGLAAVKHVGIGAVRQIISSRREKGAFKSYSDFCRRVDPRSVNKRVLENLIKAGCFDSLGYRRGQLLAVVERGLELAQQAQRDRESGQISLFDMLGETNQTEEDIELPEVGEYALADLLALEKEALGLYLTGHPLEEYQGAFRELTTHRLAEITSLEGQHSLVLGGVVSSIRSITTKKGDPMAFVELEDATGSCELVVFPELYRRSQEILQADLPLIVYGKNNSTEDETKVIAEHILPLEKLERTLYLRLEKPDRQLESLILQEARKNPGEQQVVIYYSSTKTTKALPEENKVKVPGPLLHWFEEKLGKENVRIKWKPLKRKGYGSVPTNDRINDDIINEGFRSLLDF is encoded by the coding sequence GTGTTGTCACAGAAACAATTTGTGCACTTGCACCTGCACAGCGAATACAGTCTGCTGGATGGGGCAGCCCGAATTAAAAAGGTGGTTAAAACCGCCAAGGAATTGGGCATGCCTGCCTTGGCCATCACCGACCACGGGGCCATGTTTGGGGTGATTGACTTTTATAAAGAATGTCGGCGGGTCGGTATTAAACCTATCTTGGGTTGTGAGGTGTATGTGGCACCGCGGACGATGGATGACCGTACCCCTAAGATAGACGACCGCTACTATCACCTGGTTTTGTTGGCAGAAAGTCAACAGGGCTATAGAAACTTAATCAAGCTGGTTTCTTTAGGCTACACCCGTGGCTTTTATTATAAACCCCGGGTTGATAAAAAGGCTTTAAGAGAATATGCCGAGGGTATTATCGCCCTCAGTGGCTGTGTGGCCGGGGAGGTTCCCGCCTATGCCGTGGCAGGTAATCCGGAAAAGGCCAGGCAGGCGGCCTTGGAGTACCGAGACATTTTCCAAGATAACTTTTACTTGGAACTGCAGGATCATGGTTTTCCTGAACAAAGGGTGGCTAACCAAGAGTTAATTAAAATCAGTGCTGAAACCGGCATGCCGCTGGTGGCCACCAATGATGTTCACTACACGGTGCAATCCCATGCAGAAATTCAAGACATACTTATGTGCATACAAATGGGAAAAACCGTTGATCAGGTTGATCGCATGAAGTTTCAATCGGACCAGCTATATTTAAAAAGGGCCGATGAAATGGCTGCATTATTTGCCCATGTGCCCCAGGCGGTGGCTAACACCGTTAAAATTGCTGAACGATGTCAGGTTCAACTGGATTTTGGGGAAATGCACCTGCCCCATTATGAGGTGCCCGCCGGCTATACCACCGCAGGTTATTTAAAGCATCTGTGCCACCGGGGGGCTAAAAAACTTTATGCCACAGACCATGGTCGGTTACCTGTTCAGGTGGCAGAGAGGCTGGAACACGAGCTAAAGGTTATTGAAAAAATGGGCTTCTCTGCATACTTTTTAATTGTCTGGGACTTTATTAATTTTGCTAAAGAGCGCGGTATTCCGGTGGGGCCGGGGCGGGGCAGCGCTGCCGGCAGTATTGTGGCTTACTGTTTAGGAATTACTAACATTGACCCCCTAAAGTACGGCCTCTTGTTTGAGCGGTTTTTAAACCCCGAGCGCTTGTCCATGCCGGATATTGATATAGACATTTGCCAAGAACGGCGGAGTGAAGTGATAGACTATGTGGTGCAAAAGTACGGCACCGAGCGGGTGGCGCAAATTATTACCTTTGGCACCATGGCTGCCAGGGCGGCCATCAGAGATGTGGGCCGTGTGTTAAACCATCCCTATGCCGCTGTGGATAAGGTGGCAAAGCTGGTGCCCATGGAATTAAACATGACCATTGAAAAGGCCCTGGACCAATCGGCTGAGTTAAAACAGCTTTATTTGTCCGATGACGGGGTAAGGAAGATTATTGAGACTGCCTCTGTGTTGGAAGGAATGCCCCGGCACGCTTCAACCCACGCCGCAGGGGTGGTGATTTCAAAGGAAGAACTAACCGATTACCTGCCGCTGCACCGCACTTCGGATGGTTCTATCACTACACAATTTGCCATGGGCACGGTGGAAGAACTGGGTTTATTGAAGATGGACCTGCTTGGTTTACGCAACCTGACCGTCATTCAAGAAACAATAAATTTACTGGCCCAGGAAGGCATCCAATTAAATATTGATAAGATACCAATGGACGATGCGAAAACCTATGAAATGTTGGCCAAGGGTTACGGCACCGGTGTCTTTCAACTGGAATCCAGCGGTATGCGCACCATATTAAAGGAGCTAAAACCCAGTGTCTTTGAAGACTTAATTGCTCTGGTGGCCCTTTACCGGCCCGGCCCCCTGGGTAGCGGCATGGTTGATGACTTTATTAAAAACAAGCACGGTTTGGGAAAGGTTGATTACCTGCATCCCCATCTGGAACCGGTATTGAAAGAAACTTACGGAGTGATACTATATCAAGAACAGGTGATGAAAATCGCCCAAATTATGGCTGGATACACCCCGGGCCAGGCTGATTTTTTGCGCAAAGCAATGGGCAAGAAAATACCTGAAATAATGAAAATGCATCGCCGCTGGTTTATTCATGGGGCCACCACAGATGAAAAGGGCAATGCACTGCCCGCACCAATACCCGGTGCCTTGGCAAAGGGCTACCCCCGGGGGCTGGCCGAAAAGATCTTCGACTTAATGGAGTATTTTGCCGGTTACGGTTTTAATAAAAGCCATTCTGCTGCCTATGCCCTTGTGGCCTATCAAACGGCCTACCTAAAGGCCAACTATCCGGCCCACTACATGGCAGCCCTGCTAACCTCGGTGCGGGATAATACCGATAAAATATCGGCCTATATCGATGAGTGCCATCGTATGGGTATTGCAGTACAGCCTCCAAACATTAACGCCAGCGGAGAACACTTTACGGTGGAAAATAAGCAAATATTATTTGGTTTGGCTGCTGTAAAGCATGTGGGTATCGGTGCAGTGCGGCAGATAATATCAAGCCGCAGGGAAAAGGGTGCCTTTAAAAGCTACAGTGACTTTTGCCGTCGGGTTGACCCCAGATCAGTCAATAAGAGAGTGCTGGAGAATTTAATCAAGGCAGGTTGTTTTGATTCTCTGGGCTACCGCCGCGGTCAGCTGCTTGCAGTGGTGGAGCGGGGTTTAGAGCTGGCTCAACAGGCCCAAAGGGACAGGGAAAGCGGCCAGATATCATTATTTGATATGTTGGGCGAGACAAACCAGACAGAGGAGGATATAGAACTGCCCGAAGTTGGGGAATATGCCCTGGCAGATCTCCTGGCATTGGAAAAGGAAGCGCTGGGCCTCTACCTCACCGGCCATCCCCTGGAGGAATATCAAGGTGCTTTCCGGGAGCTTACCACACACCGATTGGCTGAGATTACTTCCTTGGAAGGCCAACACAGTCTTGTCTTGGGCGGGGTGGTCAGTTCAATACGCAGTATCACCACTAAAAAAGGTGACCCCATGGCCTTTGTGGAGCTGGAAGATGCCACCGGCAGCTGTGAATTGGTGGTTTTTCCCGAGCTTTACCGCCGCAGCCAAGAAATTTTACAAGCAGACCTACCCCTGATTGTTTATGGCAAAAATAACAGCACCGAAGATGAAACGAAGGTTATTGCGGAACATATTTTGCCCTTAGAAAAACTGGAGCGTACGCTGTACCTAAGACTGGAAAAACCCGACCGGCAATTGGAAAGTTTGATTTTGCAAGAAGCAAGAAAAAACCCCGGTGAGCAGCAGGTGGTAATCTATTACAGCAGTACAAAAACCACCAAAGCGCTGCCCGAAGAAAATAAAGTAAAGGTGCCGGGGCCCCTGCTTCATTGGTTTGAGGAAAAACTGGGCAAAGAAAATGTGAGAATAAAGTGGAAACCCCTTAAAAGAAAGGGCTATGGCTCAGTCCCAACAAATGATAGAATAAATGATGACATTATAAACGAAGGTTTTCGTTCGCTGCTGGACTTTTAA
- the mtrB gene encoding trp RNA-binding attenuation protein MtrB: MIDKQQAITGEYIVIRALENGVTIIGLTRGRDTKFHHTEKLDKDEIMIAQFTEHTSAIKIRGQVELLTKHGRVQNKG, translated from the coding sequence ATGATAGATAAACAACAGGCAATAACAGGAGAATATATAGTGATAAGAGCGCTGGAAAACGGTGTGACCATAATTGGTCTTACGCGGGGCAGAGATACAAAATTTCACCACACCGAAAAATTAGATAAGGACGAAATTATGATAGCACAGTTTACAGAACACACATCGGCCATAAAAATTAGAGGACAGGTTGAATTGCTGACCAAGCATGGTCGGGTACAAAACAAGGGGTGA
- a CDS encoding glutamate decarboxylase has protein sequence MVYIAQNKAETERLQKKLTEEGFLIKVKPLGSNADGGASSCEILVLASEVDEAMEVINSF, from the coding sequence GTGGTTTATATTGCACAAAATAAGGCAGAAACAGAAAGATTACAAAAAAAACTAACTGAAGAAGGTTTTCTTATTAAAGTTAAACCATTAGGTTCAAACGCTGACGGCGGGGCTAGTTCATGTGAAATATTAGTTCTTGCGTCAGAGGTAGATGAGGCAATGGAAGTGATTAATTCTTTCTAG
- the accD gene encoding acetyl-CoA carboxylase, carboxyltransferase subunit beta: protein MVLEFFRKQKYVTVKPEKEKRDIPEGLWVKCTRCSEILYIKELGKNYKVCQKCNFHFRVSAYERIDMTLDAGSFVEYDSQLVSGNPLQFPGYPEKLEKAMQTTGLKEAVVTGEGTIHGYPVVLAVMDANFIMGSMGSVVGEKITRAVEAAIEKKSPLIIFSTSGGARMQEGILSLMQMAKTTAALAKLDEAGLLYITVLTDPTTGGVTASFASLGDIIIAEPGALIGFTGPRVIEQTIKQKLPEGFQRAEFVRQHGFVDLIVSRNNMKQTLTNIISLHVAGGE, encoded by the coding sequence TTGGTTTTAGAATTTTTCCGCAAGCAAAAATATGTTACGGTGAAGCCGGAAAAAGAAAAAAGAGATATTCCAGAGGGGCTGTGGGTCAAATGTACCCGCTGCAGTGAAATACTATACATTAAAGAGCTTGGTAAAAATTATAAAGTATGTCAAAAATGCAATTTTCACTTTCGGGTCAGTGCCTACGAACGTATTGATATGACCTTGGACGCAGGCAGCTTTGTGGAATATGACAGCCAATTGGTTTCCGGCAATCCCTTGCAATTTCCCGGCTACCCGGAAAAGCTGGAAAAGGCAATGCAAACAACAGGTTTAAAAGAGGCGGTGGTTACCGGGGAGGGAACCATCCATGGCTACCCTGTGGTGTTGGCGGTGATGGATGCAAATTTCATCATGGGCAGTATGGGTTCAGTTGTTGGTGAAAAAATAACCAGGGCAGTTGAGGCTGCCATAGAGAAAAAATCCCCATTAATTATTTTTTCCACATCTGGCGGCGCCCGCATGCAAGAGGGTATTCTTTCATTGATGCAAATGGCAAAGACTACGGCAGCCCTGGCAAAATTAGATGAGGCCGGGCTCTTGTATATAACCGTTCTTACCGATCCCACCACCGGTGGAGTAACTGCCAGCTTTGCCTCCCTGGGGGACATAATTATTGCCGAGCCCGGTGCCCTGATTGGATTTACCGGCCCCAGGGTCATTGAGCAGACCATCAAGCAAAAGTTACCTGAAGGCTTTCAACGGGCTGAATTTGTGCGTCAACATGGTTTTGTGGACCTGATTGTATCCCGTAATAATATGAAACAAACCTTAACAAACATCATTTCTTTACACGTTGCGGGGGGTGAGTAA
- a CDS encoding acetyl-CoA carboxylase carboxyltransferase subunit alpha, which yields MPALLEFEKPIVELETKINELKAFAAEKDIDLSNEIDTLEKRARELKQNIYGNLTPWQKVQIARHPERPNALDYIKLLITDFITLSGDRLYGDDPAVVGGIGRFDGQPVTVIAHLKGKDTKQNVACNFGMAHPEGYRKAIRLMKQAEKFKRPVICLVDTPGAYCGMGAEERGQGEAIARSLMEMSTLKIPLISVIIGEGGSGGALAFSVSDRILMQEHAIFSVSTPEACASILWKDGTKAQQAAAALRLTAQDLLDLEVTDEIIAEPLGGAHRNAEEAAKLMAKSIRKHLGQLKEIASETLVDHRYKKFRAMGKMG from the coding sequence GTGCCGGCACTGTTAGAATTTGAAAAACCCATTGTTGAGCTGGAAACTAAAATTAACGAACTAAAGGCCTTTGCAGCGGAAAAAGATATAGACTTAAGCAATGAAATTGACACGCTGGAGAAACGGGCCCGTGAATTAAAACAAAACATTTATGGCAACCTTACCCCCTGGCAAAAGGTACAGATAGCCCGTCACCCTGAACGACCCAATGCGCTGGATTATATAAAATTATTAATCACTGACTTTATTACCCTAAGCGGCGACCGCTTATATGGCGATGATCCGGCTGTGGTTGGTGGTATTGGTCGGTTTGACGGTCAACCGGTTACGGTAATAGCCCACCTAAAGGGAAAGGACACTAAACAAAACGTAGCCTGTAACTTTGGTATGGCCCACCCCGAGGGCTACCGTAAAGCCATTAGATTAATGAAACAGGCGGAAAAATTTAAACGGCCTGTTATTTGTCTTGTTGACACCCCCGGTGCATACTGTGGCATGGGGGCGGAGGAGCGGGGCCAGGGTGAGGCCATCGCCCGTTCTTTAATGGAAATGTCTACCTTAAAAATTCCTTTAATATCTGTTATTATCGGTGAAGGTGGCAGCGGCGGTGCCTTGGCCTTTAGTGTGTCAGACCGCATACTAATGCAAGAACACGCAATATTTTCCGTTAGCACCCCTGAGGCCTGTGCCAGCATTTTATGGAAGGACGGCACCAAAGCCCAGCAAGCTGCTGCGGCATTGCGACTTACCGCCCAGGACTTGTTAGATCTGGAAGTAACCGATGAAATCATTGCTGAGCCCTTGGGCGGTGCCCACCGCAATGCTGAGGAGGCGGCAAAGCTGATGGCCAAAAGTATTAGAAAACACCTGGGGCAGTTAAAAGAGATTGCAAGTGAAACTTTGGTGGATCATAGATATAAAAAATTTAGGGCCATGGGCAAAATGGGATAG
- the pfkA gene encoding 6-phosphofructokinase gives MQRIALMTSGGDAPGMNSAVRAVVRKAIYHGIEVIGINRGFSGFIDGDLWPMSLGSVADIIHRGGTIMHTARSEDFTTAEGRARAYENVGRFGIQGLVVIGGDGSFKGAKLFHQEHNLPVVGVPGTIDNDIPGTDYTIGFDTALNNVVDAINKIRDTATSHERTFVIEVMGRDAGFIALNAGLAGGAESIIIPEVPFDIKEICNKLLRGVKRGKLHSIILVAEGAASGLEIGKKIEELTGFDTRVTILGHLQRGGIPTAFDRLLAARLGAKAVDVLMEGKTNRVVGIRSGEIIDYHLDDVFNLEKKVELDMLELAKILSI, from the coding sequence GTGCAGAGAATAGCGCTGATGACCAGTGGCGGGGATGCACCGGGCATGAACTCCGCCGTTAGGGCTGTAGTAAGAAAGGCTATTTACCATGGAATAGAAGTGATAGGTATTAACCGGGGTTTTAGCGGTTTTATAGATGGCGACCTGTGGCCGATGAGTTTGGGCTCGGTGGCTGATATTATCCATCGGGGTGGCACCATAATGCACACAGCCCGTTCAGAGGATTTTACCACTGCTGAAGGCAGGGCCAGGGCCTACGAAAACGTAGGCCGTTTTGGCATTCAAGGCCTGGTGGTCATAGGTGGGGACGGTTCCTTTAAGGGAGCCAAGCTATTTCACCAAGAGCATAACTTACCGGTGGTAGGAGTACCGGGCACCATTGACAACGATATACCGGGCACAGACTATACCATTGGTTTTGATACCGCCTTAAATAACGTGGTGGATGCCATAAATAAAATTAGAGACACCGCCACCTCCCATGAGAGAACATTTGTCATTGAAGTGATGGGTCGTGATGCAGGATTCATTGCTTTAAATGCCGGTTTGGCAGGTGGTGCGGAATCAATAATTATTCCCGAGGTACCCTTCGATATAAAAGAAATTTGCAATAAGCTGCTGCGCGGGGTTAAAAGGGGTAAACTGCACAGTATTATTTTAGTGGCAGAGGGCGCAGCCAGTGGCTTGGAGATAGGCAAGAAAATTGAAGAGTTAACAGGGTTTGATACCAGGGTAACAATCCTCGGCCACCTGCAAAGGGGGGGGATTCCCACTGCCTTTGACCGCTTGCTGGCTGCCCGCTTGGGAGCCAAGGCAGTGGACGTGTTAATGGAGGGCAAAACCAACCGGGTGGTGGGCATACGCTCCGGTGAAATAATAGACTACCACTTAGACGATGTTTTTAACCTAGAAAAGAAAGTGGAACTGGATATGCTCGAACTGGCAAAGATACTGTCTATATAA